One genomic window of Effusibacillus lacus includes the following:
- the ligD gene encoding non-homologous end-joining DNA ligase produces MEPIIPMEPKRSEKIPAGDEWIAQIKWDGVRVLTYYDGQAVRLYNRKLNERTSHYPEITNIKTYCDAKSVILDGEIIALGPDGKPSFHEVMRRDGVRRTEKIARMKRVVPITYMIFDVIFYNGIWINSYSLSQRNQILSDIILPNNQIQLVSSHEDGQALFKVMKQYGMEGIIMKRLDSQYIIGKKKDIWLKIKNYRDLIAVIGGYTLSGGIINAVLLGLYDDQERFLYIGHTGTGKLSQKEWKTLTEVLKPLTLKERPFANKPERQTDVYWAKPIITVKVQYTEWTEGRSLRQPSLQAFVYVPPSECKFSKVQEA; encoded by the coding sequence ATGGAACCTATTATTCCAATGGAACCCAAAAGAAGTGAAAAAATTCCTGCTGGAGATGAATGGATTGCTCAAATAAAGTGGGATGGTGTTCGTGTTTTGACGTATTATGACGGGCAAGCAGTCCGTCTTTATAATCGAAAATTGAACGAACGCACATCGCACTATCCTGAAATCACCAATATTAAAACGTATTGTGATGCAAAATCCGTAATATTAGACGGTGAAATCATTGCTTTAGGCCCAGATGGCAAACCTTCATTTCATGAAGTTATGCGAAGGGATGGGGTCCGACGAACAGAAAAAATAGCCAGAATGAAAAGAGTCGTACCGATTACTTACATGATTTTTGACGTGATTTTTTATAACGGGATTTGGATAAATTCTTACTCATTAAGTCAAAGAAACCAGATTTTGTCCGATATCATTCTTCCCAATAACCAGATTCAGTTGGTTTCTTCCCATGAGGATGGTCAGGCTTTGTTTAAAGTAATGAAACAATATGGTATGGAAGGAATCATTATGAAAAGACTGGATTCCCAGTACATTATTGGGAAGAAAAAAGATATATGGCTCAAAATCAAGAATTATCGTGATCTCATTGCTGTAATTGGAGGATATACCTTAAGCGGAGGAATTATTAATGCAGTTCTTTTGGGGCTATACGATGACCAAGAAAGATTTCTGTATATTGGTCATACCGGAACTGGAAAACTGTCTCAAAAGGAATGGAAAACGCTTACCGAAGTCCTAAAACCTTTAACCCTCAAAGAACGTCCATTCGCAAACAAACCCGAACGCCAAACAGATGTTTACTGGGCTAAGCCGATTATTACAGTTAAAGTCCAATATACCGAATGGACAGAAGGACGTTCACTGCGTCAACCCAGTCTACAAGCATTTGTATACGTTCCCCCTTCGGAATGTAAATTTAGTAAGGTTCAAGAGGCATAG
- a CDS encoding cell wall hydrolase produces the protein MAVVKATSAHRKLLARLIRAEAEGEGKLGMLLVGNVGVNRVRADCLDFKKIRTIQDMVFQRPGGFEAVTKGYFYQRARQSEIRLAQRCINGERHHPATNALWFFDPGRRQCPPRWFQQRHAGRYKAHCFYSPSPSECPRVYCGQKC, from the coding sequence ATGGCTGTTGTGAAAGCAACTTCTGCCCATCGTAAGCTTCTTGCTAGACTAATCCGGGCGGAAGCGGAAGGAGAAGGAAAATTAGGAATGCTGTTGGTTGGCAACGTAGGAGTTAATCGGGTTCGGGCAGATTGCTTGGATTTCAAAAAAATCCGTACGATTCAGGACATGGTATTCCAGCGTCCGGGTGGATTTGAAGCGGTTACTAAAGGATATTTCTACCAACGGGCGCGACAAAGCGAAATCAGGCTCGCACAACGTTGCATCAACGGAGAACGACATCATCCGGCAACCAATGCGCTGTGGTTCTTCGACCCGGGGCGCCGACAATGCCCTCCAAGATGGTTTCAACAACGTCATGCAGGAAGGTATAAAGCTCATTGCTTCTACTCCCCGAGTCCATCAGAATGCCCGCGAGTATATTGCGGTCAAAAATGTTAA